From Vibrio splendidus, a single genomic window includes:
- a CDS encoding bifunctional transcriptional activator/DNA repair enzyme AdaA yields MPMPPELEMRKAIAVRDKSFDGQFFYGVITTGVYCLPSCSARPAKPENLRFFESIEMAMLAGFRPCKRCHPFPGNSRVEKLVEVARHIEAHADEKLTLSSLGEIAELSPSRLQRLFKEAFGVSPKAYQDAVRMRHFKSSLKQGDGVTDAIYASGFGSISRVYGEATRNIGMAPKAYRAGGAGETINYACRQTSLGFMMMAATDKGVCFVQFGDNEQALLEQLSSEFPKAELTISASLDTPELDFWIEALDQHISQGAPRPDLPLDIRGTAFQIKVWQFLLSIKEGDIVSYSEVADEIDKPKAVRAVASACGKNRIGVLIPCHRVLRSNGELGGYRWGLERKRALLDKERLVQDK; encoded by the coding sequence ATGCCAATGCCACCAGAACTCGAAATGAGAAAAGCGATAGCCGTCAGAGACAAGTCTTTCGACGGGCAATTTTTCTATGGTGTTATCACTACGGGTGTTTATTGCTTGCCATCGTGTTCTGCGAGGCCTGCAAAACCTGAGAACTTGAGGTTCTTTGAAAGCATTGAAATGGCGATGTTGGCAGGCTTCAGGCCATGCAAACGCTGCCACCCTTTTCCGGGAAACTCTCGAGTAGAAAAATTGGTAGAAGTTGCACGCCACATTGAAGCGCACGCTGATGAGAAACTCACACTTTCTAGCTTAGGTGAAATTGCGGAATTATCTCCCTCACGATTACAAAGGCTGTTCAAGGAAGCATTCGGAGTGTCACCTAAAGCGTATCAAGATGCCGTTCGAATGCGTCACTTTAAGAGCTCTCTAAAACAAGGAGACGGCGTAACCGATGCCATCTACGCCTCTGGTTTTGGCTCAATCAGTCGTGTGTATGGAGAAGCAACTCGCAACATCGGTATGGCACCAAAAGCCTATCGAGCAGGAGGCGCTGGCGAAACGATCAATTATGCATGCCGCCAAACCTCACTCGGTTTCATGATGATGGCCGCGACCGATAAAGGCGTCTGTTTCGTGCAATTTGGTGACAATGAACAAGCACTATTAGAGCAATTGAGTAGCGAGTTCCCAAAAGCCGAACTGACAATTTCTGCGTCACTAGATACGCCCGAGTTGGATTTCTGGATAGAAGCACTCGATCAGCACATCAGTCAAGGCGCCCCAAGACCTGATTTGCCACTGGATATTCGAGGAACTGCATTTCAGATTAAGGTATGGCAGTTTTTATTGAGCATCAAAGAAGGCGATATTGTGAGCTATAGTGAAGTAGCCGATGAGATCGACAAACCAAAAGCCGTTCGAGCGGTAGCATCAGCTTGTGGTAAAAACCGAATTGGCGTGCTGATACCTTGCCATCGCGTTCTGAGAAGTAATGGGGAGCTAGGTGGATACCGTTGGGGATTGGAACGTAAACGCGCGTTATTAGATAAAGAGCGATTAGTACAAGACAAATAA
- a CDS encoding MGMT family protein: protein MDQFLPQIFAVIHQIPYGKVTTYGDIARFSGFPGYARHVGRALGNLPEGSKLPWYRVINSKGEISLKGDSFDRQKKHLVEEGVEVSDAGKVKLRIYKWQP, encoded by the coding sequence ATGGACCAATTTTTGCCTCAAATCTTTGCTGTGATTCACCAAATTCCATATGGGAAAGTAACAACTTATGGAGACATAGCACGTTTTTCAGGTTTTCCGGGCTATGCACGACATGTAGGTAGAGCATTAGGCAACTTGCCTGAAGGAAGTAAACTACCTTGGTATAGGGTGATTAACAGCAAAGGTGAGATCTCTTTGAAGGGTGATTCGTTTGATCGCCAAAAGAAGCATCTGGTCGAAGAAGGGGTTGAAGTGAGTGACGCAGGAAAGGTAAAACTCAGAATATACAAATGGCAGCCCTAG
- a CDS encoding YbaY family lipoprotein, whose protein sequence is MKKTLIFITSLLSFGLLVGCQATSETNASQEAVAENTQVISGTVSYRERIALPENAIITVTLEDISLADAPSTVIATQEFTADGKQVPFAFELSYDNNKIQANHRYNMRATIHVDGKLRFTTDTIKSVITDVENTQQADLRLVGVR, encoded by the coding sequence ATGAAAAAGACTCTAATTTTTATTACGTCTTTATTATCGTTTGGCCTATTGGTTGGTTGCCAAGCAACATCAGAAACGAATGCTTCTCAAGAAGCCGTTGCAGAGAATACCCAAGTGATTTCAGGTACAGTAAGTTATCGTGAACGAATTGCATTGCCAGAGAATGCAATTATTACCGTAACGCTAGAAGATATTTCACTTGCTGACGCACCATCAACGGTGATTGCGACTCAAGAATTCACAGCTGATGGTAAGCAAGTACCTTTCGCATTCGAATTGAGCTACGACAACAACAAAATTCAAGCTAACCACCGTTACAACATGCGCGCAACGATTCATGTCGACGGTAAGTTACGTTTCACAACAGACACAATTAAGTCTGTAATTACTGATGTAGAAAACACGCAACAAGCAGACTTGCGCTTGGTTGGTGTTCGTTAA